GTGCAGACGAACGGTTCGACACGGCAGCAGCAGCACTCGAACAGATGGAGGCACTCATCGACGACCTGCTCTCGCTCGCTCGCCGGGGGCAACTCGTCGACGAGACGAAACCAGTCAACCTCGAAAGCGTCGCCAGACGCGCGTGGACGACGACCGAAACCGCCGATGCGACGTTGACCACGCCAGAAAACGTCGTGTTGGACGCCGACAAAGATAGACTCGGAGAGTTACTCGCCAACCTCTTCCGGAACGCCGTCGAACACGGCGGCGAGGGCGTCCACGTCGACGTCGGTGGCATCGACGGCGGATTCTACGTCCAAGACGACGGCCCCGGTATCGAACCGGACCGCCGCGACGACGTGTTCGAACCCGGTGAGACGACTGGTGACGACGGAATCGGCTACGGACTCGCAATCGTGGAATCCATCGCCGACGCCCACGGCTGGTCAGCTATCGTGACATCCGGCACAGAAGGCGGTGCACGGTTCGAGTTCCGAGGGTAACTGCACCCGGATACACTCGGTCGGACGCGAAAACTCGGTGTTGCTCGAAACGCTCGGTGTCGCTTAGTTTTGCGAGAGTGCGAGCGACGCGAGGAGCGCTTCGAGTTGGACCTGTTCGTTCGCTCCTTCTGAGATGCGGTAGTCGGCTTCGCCGATGCGTTCCATGAGGCGGACGGCCGCACGCTCGTCGAGGTCGAAGTCCCAGACCGAACGGTGGAGTTGGTCGATGATGTCGCCGCCGGCCATGCCGGTGTCGACGATGAGCGTCTCCAGTTTCTTGCGCGCAGTGGTGAACTCGCCGTCGATGGCCGCCCGGACCATCTCTTCGATGTCTTCGGGTCGGGCAGTCGAGGTAATCATGTAGACTGCCTCTTCGTCAACGACTTCGCCCGTCGTCGCGGCGGCCTGCAGCGAGTTGATGGCGCGGCGCATGTCACCGCCGGCGGCGTAGACGAGTGCGTCGAGCCCGTCTTCGGTGAGTTCGATGCCCTCTGCCTCGGCGATGTCTCGCGTCTGGTCGGCAATCGCGTCGTCACCGAGCGGTGAGAAGCGGAACACCGCACAGCGGGACTGGATGGGGTCGATAATCTTCGAGGAGTAGTTACACGAGAGGATGAAGCGCGTGTTGTCGGAGAACTGCTCCATCGTTCGGCGGAGCGCCGACTGCGCGTCGTTGGTCAGCGAGTCGGCCTCGTCGAGGAAGATGATACGGTAGTCGTGGCCACCGAACGACGACCGGGCGAAGTTCTTGATTCGGTCGCGGACCACGTCGATACCGCGTTGGTCGGATGCGTTCAGTTCGAGGAAGTTGCCGCGCCAGTCGTCGCCGTAGATAGCGCGGGCGATTGCCGTCGCAGAGGTGGTCTTCCCGACGCCCGCCGGTCCCGCGAAGAGCAGGTGCGGCAGGTCGTCGCGCTCGATGTAACTGCGCAGTCGCTCGACGATCTCCTCCTGCCCGTAGACGTCGTCGAGGGTCTGCGGTCGGTACTTCTCGATCCAGATTTCGCGACCCGCCGGGGTGTCGCCCGACTCCGCGGCCTCGCTCATATCCACTTCACAGACGGCCGCGCACATAAAGCGTCCGAGACGGTAGTGGCGTGAGACGGTGCGCGTCAAAAACAGGGCCGGTCGCAGACCGATACTGCGTCTGGTCAGGGCAGGTTGGCGATGAGGTCACGGTAGTCTGCTTCTGGCCACGCCTTGAGGGTCTCTCCCGAGATGTTCCCCGACTGGCCGAGTCGAAGCAGCAGTTTCGCTGCGGCGTCGTCGTCTGGCATCTCTATGACTGTGACGACGTCGTATTGGCCCATCGTGAGGTAAAATCCCTTCAGTTCACCACCTAACGACTCTATGAGGTCCATGGCAGCGTCGAGGCGGTCTGGACTGCCCTCGATGTTCTCGATTCCTTGCTGGGTGTAGTTCCACAGGGTGATGTAGGTCGGCATAGTCGTGGTGTCGAGCGACACCTGACAGCGTATTCGTCAGGCATTGGTTTAATAATTGACATATTCCGAGATTCGAGAACGTAACATACGACAGAACTCACAAGCCGACGGACTGAAACCCGCTGCCTCCCCACGCCAGAGCATGGACGTGACCGTCGAAGTCGTCGGCGAGGAGACCCACGAGGTCACTGTCGGTGACGATGGAACCTACGCAGACCTCGTGAAAGCAGTGGACCTCAGTCCACACGAGGTGTCCGTCCTCGTCGACGGCCGCCCCGTCCCCGAGGACCAACCAGTCGAAGTCGACCGGGTGAAGGTACTCCGCCTCATCAAAGGCGGGCGCGACTGACCGAACACATCGTGGCAACCTCGGGCGCATCGTCGCCAACTCGACAGGAGCGTCAGCAACTCGACTGACGACGACTGTTTTCGGTGTTTGGTAGCGGAACCGCACTTCCGGGAGACGATTATACCAGACGTTCTCGACTTCTTGAACGTGTCCGCTACCACGAACGCACTCGACTTCGAACTGCCTAACGTCGCCGCCGGTCCGGAGACGCTCTCACCTGCCGCACTCGACGCCGATTTCCTGGTGTTGTTGCTCCAGCGAGACTACTACTGCAAAGTCTGTCGTCGGCAGGTTCAGTCGGTCAAGCGACGCTACGACGAGTTCGAAGCGCGTGACACCGAAGTCGTCTCTGTCCTTCCCGACCCGCCGGAACGCGCCCACAAGTGGCAACAGAGCTACGACCTTCCCTTCCCACTGCTCGCCGACCCCGGTGCGGAAGTCGGCGACGAGTTCGACCAACCAACGCGGTTCGGTGCCCTCGGGAAACTCCACGACATGGTCGGCCGGATGCCCGAAGCAGTCCTCGTCGACCTCCGCGAGGACGACCCAGACGTCGTCTACACCCACCGCGGGTCGAACCCGAAAGACCGTCCCGAACTCGACGACTTGTTGGACCGTATCGACCGACTGGCCGCGTAACCGCGCACTCTTTGAACGGCGCACGCTCCGCCGGACCTTTCACTGCTCGATGCCCACGGACACTGATGAGTGGCGTCGTCGTCCGCGAGGGCACCCCAGACGAGTTGGTCGCTGTCATGCGTATCCTCGACGCTGGACTCCTCGAAATGGAAGCTAGCGACGTGCGCGACCGACTGGAGACGGGCGATTGCCTCGTCGCCGAGGTATCGGGCCGCATCGCCGGAGCACTCGTCCTCGACGGCGACTACATCGAAGCCGTGGCCGTCTCGCAGAGCCGGCGCGGACGGGGAATCGGAACCACACTCGTGGAGGCCGCGCTAACTCGGCAGGGCCGCCTCGTCGCCGACTTCGACGGAGGCGTTCGCCCGTTCTACGAGTCACTCGGGTTCACCATCGAACCCCGAGAAGACGACCGATTCCGTGGCGTGCTCGACAGGACGGGTGAGCAAAGTTAACAACCGACATGCGTATATCGTCTGGACTGTTATGCTTACAGAGCCAAGCCCATGGCAAATCGAGATCGCGGCGATAGAATCCTCACCGATTGGAATCTGGTGTTCGACGCGCTCGCGGACCCGTCACGTCGCTACGTCCTCGAATACCTGCACGACAGGAGCGTGCCGGTTTCGGTGTGGGAACTCGCCATCGCACTCGCAGTTCGGACGACCGACCGTCCACCGAATCAAGTAGACATCCAAGTCGTCGAACAGGCGGAGACGGGTATCGTACACGTTCACCTGCCAAAACTCGAAGCCGCCAACCTCGTGAAGTCGAACGGAGAGACCCTCGAGTTGACCGACCACGCAGAGACACTTCCGTTGTTCACGCCGGCGTATCGAGGAATTGTTCGCCCACTGGAGAGCGAAGAACGAAGCGACTGGGAGCCTTAGACGAGCGGTTCGACGAGTTCGTGACCCGCTTCGAGGAGCGCAGAGACCGCGTCTTCGCTTCCTGCTTCGGCGTAGACGCGCATTTTCGGTTCCGTTCCCGACGGACGGACCAGAAGCCACGACCCGTCGTCTAAGAGTAGCTTGAATCCGTCGAGCGTGACGACCTTCGCGATGTCACGGCCGGCGACCGTCTCGGGGAGCTCGTCGTCCAGTTCGTCGATGACGCGCGCTTTCTCCGAGTCGGGGCAGTCGATGCTAATCTTGTCGGCGACGATTGCACCGTACTCTTCTTCGATGCGGTCGAGACGAGCGTCGAAGTCCTCTTCGGCGGCGGCAGCGGCCGCGAGCAGTCCCATCAGGACGCCGTCTTTCTCGCGGACGTGGCCACGAACGGAGAAGCCACCCGACTCCTCGCCACCCATGAGCGCGTCGTGTTCGCGCATCGCGTCGGCGACCCACTTGAACCCGACTGCGGTCTCGAACACTTCTTCGCCGTGTGCTTCGGCGATGCGGTCGATGAGGAACGTGGTCGAGACAGTCCGGATAGCCGGGCCGGAGTCCGATTCGAGCAGGTAGTCGTAGATAGCGGCGAAAAAGAGGTTCTCGTCGAGGACGCCTCGCTTGGGCGTGGCGATGGCGAGACGGTCGGCGTCACCGTCGTTCGCGACACCGAGGTCGGCGTCGATGTCGACCATGGCGTCGGCGAGTTCTTCGAGGTTCTCGGGAGACGGTTCCGGTGAGGACCCGCCGAACTCTGGGTCGCGTTCACAGCGCAGGCGGACGACGTCCGCACCGGCCGATTCGAGGAGGGCGTCGGTGACGCCGCGACCACTGCCGTGCATGGCGTCGTAGGCGACTGTCAGTCCGGAGAGGTCGCCGCCGACGAGTTCGAGTGCGTGGTCTGCGTGCGGTGAGACGATATCGACGCGTTCGATGGTTCCGCGCTCAGACTCTGGCAGGAGGTCGGGTTCAGCGAGGTACGTGGCGACAGCGTCCGTGACTTCCGGGAGCGCAGGCGCACCGTCGGAGGGGATGAACTTCACACCGTTGTACTCCGGTGGGTTGTGCGAGGCAGTGACCATGAGCGCACCCGAGAGGCCACGGTCGGCGATGGCGTAGGCGACGAGTGGGGTCGGGCAGTCGCGTTCCGGAAGCAGGACGTCGAACCCGTTGCCGGCGACGACCTCTGCGAGCGACTCGGCGAATCCGGGCGAGGTTTCGCGAGCGTCGTAGCCGACGAAGACGGGGTCGGTGTAGCCCTCTGCGTCGAGATAGTCAGCGACCGCCTGTCCGACGATTCGGACACGCTCGTCGGTGAACGTGTCCAGGGTGGCGCGCCACCCATCGGTCCCGAAGGAGATTTCGTCCATACGCGCACGTCTGCACGACGAGTCAAAAAACTACGTTACGGCCCGACATGTACCGCAATCACGCGTCGACGAGTGTCTGCTTCTGGCGTCTCGTGAGCTGTTTAATCTCGTACTCGCGCGACATCGCCGCCGACTTCGAGTCGAACTCTTCGACGTGAACGAGTTCGACGGGCGTCCGACCGCGCGTGTACTTCGCGCCGTCACCGGCGTTGTGCTCGGCGACGCGTCGCTCGACGTCGGTCGTGTATCCGGTGTACAGTGAGTCGTCGCTACACTGGAGGACGTAGACGAAGTGCACGAGAAAATGGTTCAGGGGCGAGGGTATGAACCCTCCGCCCGAACTCGTGCACGAGACGTTGGCTTCGCGTGGTGGTCTTTGTTCGCTTCAGTGGTCATGCAGTGCGGGCACGCTGTCGAGCAACCTCCGCGATACCGGCGTTCGCCGAGCAGTTCGGGCAAGCGAGAACTTGACCGTTCTTGTCGGCGAACACGCGCGCGAAGCGCTCAGAGACGTGTGACCCGCAATGGTCACATACTGGCATTGTCTGAATCCGGCAGCCACCAAGCCGGTGCGTGATACGTAGTGTCCCACACTATTGAGGGCTTCGCGCGTGTGCGTGCGTACGCGTAGACGGTCGGTTACTCGGGGAGAAACTGGACAGACGTCAACATTCGGCCGGCAGGGCTAAATACGACAAGAGAAGGTCGCCAGCAGAACCGGACAACCAGCTAGTCAGCGTGGCGAGCGTCGGACACGGCACGAGCGACGAGGCCGGCCTGTGCCCCTGCAATGTAGCCAGCGTCGATGTTCACCACGGAAAGAACGGTACACGACTGAACCATGCCGAGGAGCGCTGCTTCACCGTCGCCACCGTGGCCGTATCCGGTCGAGACGGGTAACCCGATGACTGGCGTATCGACCAATCCGGCGACGACGGTGGGGAGAGCACCCTCTCGTCCTGCAGCGACGATGAGAACGTCTGCCGAGCGGAGGAGGTCGAGGTGGTCGAGGACGCGACCGAGGTGAGCGACACCAACGTCTTCGACTCGTTCGACCGTCGCCCCCATCTCACGGAGGACGACGGCCGCTTCGCCCGCAGCCTCGGCGTCCGAGGTCCCGCCGGTGATGATGCCGACCGTGGCATCGAGGTCTGGTCGCTCGAACGATGAGGTCGACGCAACGACGGTTTTCGCCCGAGCGTCGCGGTCGATGGTGCAGTCGGGAAGTGCATCAGCGACGGCCTCGGCGTGGGCAGCACTGGCGCGTGTGACGAGCGCTCGACCGCTCGTCTCGACGGCCGCGACAGCAATCGTTGCGGTTTCGTCTGGCGTTTTTCCCTCAGCGAGGATGGCTTCTGGGAGTCCACGGCGCGTCTCGCGTGCGGCGTCGAACCGTCCGGCACCAGTCGTCGCGTACCCCGCGAGTCGTGCTTCGGCCTCCGCGGGCGAGACGGTCCCGTCCGCGACGGCCTCCAGAATGTCGCGCATGCCCGCACGTTGGCCCGAAGCGTACTCATACCCGTCGTTCTCCCCTCGTGGACAGAAAACATATATAAGGGGACATTGTTCCTCCGAAATCCGTCGTTATAGAAGCGCCATAACCCCCAAATACGGCGGTATTAACGCCACATATAGGAATGTTTATTAAGGGAGAATCGGTAGAATATCCTGTATGGCAGACCTCATTGTCAAGGCAGCCGTCAAGGAAGCGCTTCAGGACAAAAACGTAGCTTCGGACTTCTACGACGCTCTCGACGAGGAAGTCTACGAGATTCTCGAAGACGCTGCACGCCGTGCTGAAGAGAACGACCGTAAGACGGTCCAGCCCCGCGACCTGTAAACCGGTTTAAACTACTACTACTTTCTTTTATCACAGATTGCAGAGCGACAGCGCCAGTCTGCGGACGGTTTAGGAGACGATCTGCTCACCACGAACAGCGTCGAAGAGAGCGCAGAACGGCGGCAGTTAGAGTGCAGAACAGCTACAGTTCGAGAACGTCCACACCGTCGTCGGTTCCGACGTAGACGACGTCGGCGAGGCCGGCGAAGATACCGTGTTCGACCACACCGGGGAGTGCAGACAGCGACCCTGCGAGGGCCGCTGGGTCGTCGATATCGCCGAAATCGCAGTCGAGGACGAGATTCCCGTTGTCGGTGACGACAGGACCGTCTTTGCGCTCGGCCCGGCGGAGTTCTGGGTCGCCGCCGAGGTCCGAGACGGCGGCCGAGACAGTCGTCCGGGCGTCGGGGAGGACTTCGACCGGAACCGAGTGCGAGAGAACGTCGGCCATCTTCGACGGGTCGGCGACGACGAGGAACCGGTCGGCGAAGGCGTCGACCACTTTCTCGCGTGCGTGTGCTGCTCCACCGCCTTTGACCAGCGCATCGCCAGCGACCTGGTCGGCACCGTCGATAGCGAGGTCGACCGTGTCGACTTCGTCGAGGTCGGCGAGCGGGACGCCGGCCTCACGGGCGAGTTCACGTGACGCGAACGAGGTCGGAACGCCGCGAACGTCCATCCCGTCGGCGACGAGGTCACCGATGGCACGGATTGCGAACGCCGTCGTACTCCCGGTGCCGAGGCCGACGACCATCCCGTCTTCGACTGCTTCGACCGCGGCCTCCGCGGCGCGGCGCTTCTGGTCGTCGGTTCCGCCAGTCGTCTTCATGTCTCTGGCGACTCAGTCGGCGAGTAAAAATGGACCTGAAACGAAGCGGTGGGCGCGCTGTGCGTCCGGTTCAGAGACGGTCTAAAACCGCGTCGGCGTCGTAGGCCAGCGAGATTGCCCGAGTCCGTCCGCGGCCTTCGATTTCGGTGTACCGCGCCTCGATGACACCGAGTTGGTCGAGTTTGTTCACGAGTTCGGAGTAGCGCGTGTAGCCCAGTCCAGTCTCTTCGTTGAACGCCTCGAACACCGCGCCGGCGCGTTCGCCGTCGAATTCGGCGACGACACGGACGAGTTCGCGTTCGGGGTCCGACAGTCCGCGGAGACACCGCGAGAGGTGGACGTACTTCGACTTGTCGTAGGCCTCGTCGACGTCTTCCATATCGACTGTCCGCGACGCGCGCATCTCGGCGTGGAGACCGGCGCGTCGGAGTAAGTCGATACCCACTCGAAGGTCGCCACTGTCGGCAGTGAGTTCGGCCACCCGGTCGAGTTCTGGGTCGCCGATGACGTCCTCGTGGAACCCGCGTTTGCTCCGCCCACGGAGGATGTCGACGATTTCGTTCACGTCGTAGCGGGGGAAGAACACCTCTTCGGGCCGGAAGACGCTCTGGACGCGGCCATCGAGTTCGTCGATGACGTCGAGCGAGAGGTCCGACGAGATGATGATGACGCCGATACGCGCCCCAGTGTGTGCCTCGTGGGCGCGAAGCAGCGAGTAGAGCGTGTCGGACGCCTCGTTCTCGTAGAACAGGTAGTTCACGTCGTCGAGTGCGACGACGAGCACCTCGTCGTCTTCGACCAGTCGGTCGGTTATCTGGCCGAACAGCTTCTTGAACGAGATGCCCGACGACGGGGGTTCGTACTCGAAGATGTGTTCGAAGACTCGCGAGAACACCGCGTAGCGAGTCGAGTCGACTTGACAGTTCACGCGGACAGTCCGGACGCCCGACTGCGTCCCCAACTCACCGAAGAGTTTCTGTACGGCGGTGGTCTTGCCCGTTCCCGGTGGACCACGAACCATCGTGTTCAGGGGGCGAGAACCACGAACTGCCGGGCGAAGCGCGTACTTCAGGCTCCGGAGTTGGCTCTCGCGGTGGTTGAACGTCTCCGGGACGTGGTCGATCTCGAAGACGTGTTCGTCGCGGAACACCGTCTCGTCCCACGACAGCATCCCCTCTTCGGGGTCCTCCCTCATCGAATAGAGTACCACACGCAGGGGACTTAATCGTTTACCGGCGTTCGTCCGACGGGAGTCTTGCGAACAGCCTGAGACAGCACCGATGTCTCACTGGCCATGCAGGCGACGTGCGGGTCACCCGCAGATGATAGCGAGTCGGAGGGCATGGCCGGAATTATTGGTAAGGCAAAATAAAAGACGAGAGCGACTCGTGAAGAGCGTCCAGTGGACGAGAGTCAATCGGCCCGCAAGTGGGGGTATTTTCTGCTTAATTGGCTGGTTGCGTGTATAACAATCCCCCGATGGGTCGATTGTTCGACACATTAGCAAGGGGACGATGATACACAACCGACCAGAGGGGATACTCTCTCCACAATTCCACGGTGAACGAGCGGTGACCGAGACGGTACCGTGGGGTCGTTCTAGGCCAACACGTGCTCGTACCAGACTCACTATCGCGCGCAGTCCAACTGAGAGGCTCAGCAGATGACCCTCGTTATCTCCATCGTGGTCGTCGTGACGCTCCTCGGATTGTCCGCAGTCCTGTATTCGAGCAGGGTCCAGAACTCGGAGGAGTATCAGGCGACGGTCGTTCCACTCGCCAATATCATGGACATCGGGTTCGTCGCGATGACGCCGATTATCGTGTTCATCATTGGACTCGAATCGCCCCTCATCATGCTTGGGCTCTGTGGGCTCGGGTTCACGATGGGGTGGGTCATGCGATACAACATCCGGAAATACGAACCGATAGCCGGCGGGAAGGGTGCGCTACACAATGTCGCGCGCTTCGGGCAGGCTTCGTTACTCGTCGCGTCGCTCGTGAACGTCGCCTACTACTTGCAGCTAATGGGGGGAGTCATTATCATCCTCATCGCAGTTCCGCTGGGCGTCAACCTCGACCCCGGCGTGTCGCGGGGGTCAGGACTCGCGGTTCTCTCGCTCGTCGCCCTCGGGTTGATTGGGTTCACCAGAGGACTGGACCAACTCAACAAACTGGGCGAAAAGACGACTGCGTTCAACCTCGCGGCCATCACGGCAATCATCGTCGGATTCCTCGCGTACAACGTCGACGCCGTCCTGGCAGGGGCGTGGGCGCTCCCCAATTACGACCCACCGGTGGGATCCGAAGAGCTCCGGAAGATTCTCGGCCTCTTCGCCATCGTCCAGGGGTTCGAAGCGTCTCGATACATCGGTTCGCAGTACAGCGCTGACCTCCGTATCAAGACGATGCGAATCGCACAAATCATCGCCACGATTGCCTTCGTCCTCTTCCCATTGGCCTCCCTCCTCCTCTTTGCGGATTACCGCCCAGATTCGGCCGACCCAATCTCGATCGTTCTCATCGCGACGGTGGCGAGCCCCATCCTTCCGTGGCTCATCTTGCTCTTAGCGGTTGGGAGTCAGGCATCGGCTGCAGTCAACGCAATCTCCTCACGGTCTGCGGTCCTGCTCGAACTCACCGAAGGAGGCGTAGAGGAGCGCTTCACCTATCCCATCCTCGCTATCGGAGCCATCGCCGTCGTTCTCGTCACCGACGTACTCTCGGCTGTCGCGATTGCCTCGCGGGTGTTCGCGGCGTTCTTCGCCATTCAGTGTGTCATCGCACTCGTCGTGGCCTCGCGAGAGAATGAGTGGGCACGGTTCGTGGGCATCGGGCTGGTCGGTCTGGCGATGCTGACAATCGCTATCTTCGGGCTTCCGACCTGAGCGGAGTCCAAATTGAACCGCGAGCGAGGCCAGCGGCCGAGGCTCGCGGGTGTTTTTCCTTAGGTTTTCACAGTGAGTTGGTCACCTCCGGCGACCCCGAACCGTAAAAAAGTGGGTTTAGAACTTCTCCAGCAACCGCCCGTAGAAACTCGTCTCGTTCTCGCCGGCCAGCTTCTCCACGATGAGTTCGGGCGTCGACCGCGCGAGGTGGTCCTTCACGGGCGAGCGGTTGACGACGAGTTCGCCGTCTTCCAATCCCACGGCTTCGATACCGTCCACGGCGACGTCGACATCTGCGGCTTCACGGATGCCACCCGCGAGGTGCGAGACGAACACCGCCGCCGCGCCCTGCTCGGAGAGTTCTTCGAGAATACCGGCGATGATTTTGGCCGACGCGCCGGGTTCGGTGATGCTCTCCAGTTCGTCCACGAGGACGAGTCGGTCGGCCGCACCGTCGGTGAGCGCGGCGAAGTCACGGAGGGTGCTCTCGAACGCCCCGGCGTCGAGCGTCCCCTGTGACTTGGCGTAGTAGTGGAGTTCGGAGAAGCGCGAGAGACGAACCGACTCGGCCGGGACGGGAAGGCCCATGTGCGCGAGGACGACGACGAGTGCCACGAGGTCCAGCGTCGACGTCTTCCCACCGCTGTTGACACCCGAGAGGAGCGTGACGCCCGACACCTCGTAGTCGACGGGGTCCGCGTCTTCGAAGTCGACGTCGAGAAGCGGCGAGCGTCCCGCCTCGATGGCGAACGAACCCGTGCCGTCGTCGCCGGCGTGGCCGGTGAACTCGGGGAAGACGCAGTCGAAGTCGCGGGCGAACCGCGAGATTGCGAGTCGAACGTCGAGTTCGAGCGCGTCGCGGACGAGCGTCTCGACCGGGTCGCGGAGTTCACCGAGGTCCGATGCGAGGTCGGCTTTCAGTTTCGCGGCACGCCGGTCACGGGCGGCCTTCAGTTCGGTTCGCAGGCGACCCACTGCCTCTTCGTCGTGGCCGAGTGGGAACGACGGGTCTTCGGGGAAGATACGTTCCGTCAGGTCGGCCTCGCTCGGGTCGAGTGCCAGCGAGTCGACGAAGTGGTCGCGGGCGGCCGCGAGCGCCTCGTCGAACTCGTCTTCGAGTTCTCGCGAGAGGAGCGAATCGACGCGCGCGCCCTGTTCGACGAGCGAGAGGAAGTCGGTCCCCTCGATCGTTACGTTGCGTTCTCGAATCGCATCACGGAGATGGTCGTTGGCGACCGATTCGGCAGTCGAGACG
The genomic region above belongs to Haloferax marinisediminis and contains:
- a CDS encoding GYD domain-containing protein codes for the protein MSLDTTTMPTYITLWNYTQQGIENIEGSPDRLDAAMDLIESLGGELKGFYLTMGQYDVVTVIEMPDDDAAAKLLLRLGQSGNISGETLKAWPEADYRDLIANLP
- a CDS encoding replication factor C small subunit; translation: MSEAAESGDTPAGREIWIEKYRPQTLDDVYGQEEIVERLRSYIERDDLPHLLFAGPAGVGKTTSATAIARAIYGDDWRGNFLELNASDQRGIDVVRDRIKNFARSSFGGHDYRIIFLDEADSLTNDAQSALRRTMEQFSDNTRFILSCNYSSKIIDPIQSRCAVFRFSPLGDDAIADQTRDIAEAEGIELTEDGLDALVYAAGGDMRRAINSLQAAATTGEVVDEEAVYMITSTARPEDIEEMVRAAIDGEFTTARKKLETLIVDTGMAGGDIIDQLHRSVWDFDLDERAAVRLMERIGEADYRISEGANEQVQLEALLASLALSQN
- a CDS encoding DUF7563 family protein, with amino-acid sequence MPVCDHCGSHVSERFARVFADKNGQVLACPNCSANAGIAEVARQRARTA
- the larB gene encoding nickel pincer cofactor biosynthesis protein LarB → MRDILEAVADGTVSPAEAEARLAGYATTGAGRFDAARETRRGLPEAILAEGKTPDETATIAVAAVETSGRALVTRASAAHAEAVADALPDCTIDRDARAKTVVASTSSFERPDLDATVGIITGGTSDAEAAGEAAVVLREMGATVERVEDVGVAHLGRVLDHLDLLRSADVLIVAAGREGALPTVVAGLVDTPVIGLPVSTGYGHGGDGEAALLGMVQSCTVLSVVNIDAGYIAGAQAGLVARAVSDARHAD
- a CDS encoding GIY-YIG nuclease family protein, which gives rise to MHFVYVLQCSDDSLYTGYTTDVERRVAEHNAGDGAKYTRGRTPVELVHVEEFDSKSAAMSREYEIKQLTRRQKQTLVDA
- a CDS encoding DUF7344 domain-containing protein; this translates as MANRDRGDRILTDWNLVFDALADPSRRYVLEYLHDRSVPVSVWELAIALAVRTTDRPPNQVDIQVVEQAETGIVHVHLPKLEAANLVKSNGETLELTDHAETLPLFTPAYRGIVRPLESEERSDWEP
- the rpiA gene encoding ribose-5-phosphate isomerase RpiA, whose amino-acid sequence is MKTTGGTDDQKRRAAEAAVEAVEDGMVVGLGTGSTTAFAIRAIGDLVADGMDVRGVPTSFASRELAREAGVPLADLDEVDTVDLAIDGADQVAGDALVKGGGAAHAREKVVDAFADRFLVVADPSKMADVLSHSVPVEVLPDARTTVSAAVSDLGGDPELRRAERKDGPVVTDNGNLVLDCDFGDIDDPAALAGSLSALPGVVEHGIFAGLADVVYVGTDDGVDVLEL
- a CDS encoding DUF1931 family protein, yielding MADLIVKAAVKEALQDKNVASDFYDALDEEVYEILEDAARRAEENDRKTVQPRDL
- a CDS encoding GNAT family N-acetyltransferase, with product MSGVVVREGTPDELVAVMRILDAGLLEMEASDVRDRLETGDCLVAEVSGRIAGALVLDGDYIEAVAVSQSRRGRGIGTTLVEAALTRQGRLVADFDGGVRPFYESLGFTIEPREDDRFRGVLDRTGEQS
- a CDS encoding peroxiredoxin family protein, translated to MSATTNALDFELPNVAAGPETLSPAALDADFLVLLLQRDYYCKVCRRQVQSVKRRYDEFEARDTEVVSVLPDPPERAHKWQQSYDLPFPLLADPGAEVGDEFDQPTRFGALGKLHDMVGRMPEAVLVDLREDDPDVVYTHRGSNPKDRPELDDLLDRIDRLAA
- a CDS encoding ORC1-type DNA replication protein, producing the protein MREDPEEGMLSWDETVFRDEHVFEIDHVPETFNHRESQLRSLKYALRPAVRGSRPLNTMVRGPPGTGKTTAVQKLFGELGTQSGVRTVRVNCQVDSTRYAVFSRVFEHIFEYEPPSSGISFKKLFGQITDRLVEDDEVLVVALDDVNYLFYENEASDTLYSLLRAHEAHTGARIGVIIISSDLSLDVIDELDGRVQSVFRPEEVFFPRYDVNEIVDILRGRSKRGFHEDVIGDPELDRVAELTADSGDLRVGIDLLRRAGLHAEMRASRTVDMEDVDEAYDKSKYVHLSRCLRGLSDPERELVRVVAEFDGERAGAVFEAFNEETGLGYTRYSELVNKLDQLGVIEARYTEIEGRGRTRAISLAYDADAVLDRL
- a CDS encoding MutS-related protein, whose translation is MDFETIPGVGEKTAAALAELDDAERALKAGDVVALARAPGLTEGRAAAIARGAIRRDHDDAGGFLATDRATEIYRDALGLLQSRTVTTYAEKRLETLFPTGSNSRIEEVREFAAAATDLDPDPDVLAALSGVEPLSNPRTRRVRERCIATADAERYAAAKEAFPELSIEVVEDARGIDELARSYSTVVVLDESFAGIDVDGDVRVLPDAAERTDEVVPERLLAFFAENREALVAAADVHEVAGIDPPCDVGALRDALSRLADDGTIVGDDELERLSNAVDDIDTAVSTAESVANDHLRDAIRERNVTIEGTDFLSLVEQGARVDSLLSRELEDEFDEALAAARDHFVDSLALDPSEADLTERIFPEDPSFPLGHDEEAVGRLRTELKAARDRRAAKLKADLASDLGELRDPVETLVRDALELDVRLAISRFARDFDCVFPEFTGHAGDDGTGSFAIEAGRSPLLDVDFEDADPVDYEVSGVTLLSGVNSGGKTSTLDLVALVVVLAHMGLPVPAESVRLSRFSELHYYAKSQGTLDAGAFESTLRDFAALTDGAADRLVLVDELESITEPGASAKIIAGILEELSEQGAAAVFVSHLAGGIREAADVDVAVDGIEAVGLEDGELVVNRSPVKDHLARSTPELIVEKLAGENETSFYGRLLEKF
- a CDS encoding phosphoglucomutase/phosphomannomutase family protein, with protein sequence MDEISFGTDGWRATLDTFTDERVRIVGQAVADYLDAEGYTDPVFVGYDARETSPGFAESLAEVVAGNGFDVLLPERDCPTPLVAYAIADRGLSGALMVTASHNPPEYNGVKFIPSDGAPALPEVTDAVATYLAEPDLLPESERGTIERVDIVSPHADHALELVGGDLSGLTVAYDAMHGSGRGVTDALLESAGADVVRLRCERDPEFGGSSPEPSPENLEELADAMVDIDADLGVANDGDADRLAIATPKRGVLDENLFFAAIYDYLLESDSGPAIRTVSTTFLIDRIAEAHGEEVFETAVGFKWVADAMREHDALMGGEESGGFSVRGHVREKDGVLMGLLAAAAAAEEDFDARLDRIEEEYGAIVADKISIDCPDSEKARVIDELDDELPETVAGRDIAKVVTLDGFKLLLDDGSWLLVRPSGTEPKMRVYAEAGSEDAVSALLEAGHELVEPLV
- the samp2 gene encoding ubiquitin-like small modifier protein SAMP2; the encoded protein is MDVTVEVVGEETHEVTVGDDGTYADLVKAVDLSPHEVSVLVDGRPVPEDQPVEVDRVKVLRLIKGGRD